Proteins from a single region of Macaca thibetana thibetana isolate TM-01 chromosome 4, ASM2454274v1, whole genome shotgun sequence:
- the ZBTB22 gene encoding zinc finger and BTB domain-containing protein 22, which yields MEPSPLSPSGAALPLPLSLAPPPLPLPAAAVVHVSFPEVTSALLESLNQQRLQGQLCDVSIRVQGREFRAHRAVLAASSPYFHDQVLLKGMTSISLPSVMDPGAFETVLASAYTGRLSMAAADIVNFLTVGSVLQMWHIVDKCTELLREGRASATTTITTAAATSVTVPGAGVPSGSGGTVAPATMGSARSHASSRASENQSPSSSNYFSPRESTDFSSSSQEAFAASAVGSGERRGGGPVFPAPVVGSGGATSGKLLLEADELCDDGGDGRGAVVPGTGVRRPTYTPPSIVPQKHWVYVKRGGNCPAPAPLVPQDPDLEEEEEEEDLVLTCEDDEDEELGGSSRVPVGGGPEATLSISDVRTLSEPPDKGEEQVNFCESSNDFGPYEGGGPGAGLDDSGGPTPSSYAPSHPPRPLLPLDMQGNQILVFPSSSSSSSQAPGQPPGNQAEHGAVTVGGTSVGSLGVPGSVGGVPGGTGSGDGNKIFLCHCGKAFSHKSMRDRHVNMHLNLRPFDCPVCNKKFKMKHHLTEHMKTHTGLKPYECGVCAKKFMWRDSFMRHRGHCERRHRLGGGGAGPGPGTPTGPSLPSKRESSGTGGGSGDEASAATPPSSRRVWSPPSVHKVEMGFSGGGGAN from the coding sequence ATGGAGCcatctcctctgtctcccagtggGGCAGCACTTCCCCTGCCGCTGTCGCTGGCTCCGCCCCCACTACCCCTGCCAGCAGCTGCGGTGGTACATGTGTCCTTCCCTGAGGTGACCAGTGCCCTCCTGGAGTCCCTCAATCAGCAGCGTCTGCAGGGCCAGCTCTGCGATGTGTCTATCCGAGTGCAGGGCCGTGAGTTCCGGGCTCATCGGGCTGTCCTGGCTGCCTCTTCCCCTTACTTCCATGATCAGGTCCTACTCAAGGGCATGACCTCCATCTCACTGCCCAGTGTCATGGACCCAGGCGCCTTTGAGACTGTCCTAGCCTCCGCTTACACTGGCCGCCTCAGCATGGCTGCTGCTGACATTGTCAACTTCCTCACAGTGGGGTCTGTGCTCCAAATGTGGCACATTGTGGACAAGTGCACTGAACTACTCCGAGAAGGCCGGGCCTCagctaccaccaccatcactactgCTGCAGCCACCTCTGTCACTGTCCCTGGTGCTGGGGTCCCATCCGGGAGTGGGGGCACTGTGGCCCCTGCTACCATGGGCTCTGCACGCTCCCATGCCTCCAGCCGGGCCAGTGAGAATCAATCTCCCAGCAGCAGCAACTACTTCAGCCCCAGGGAGTCCACTGATTTCTCATCTTCCTCTCAAGAGGCATTTGCAGCTTCTGCAGTGGGCAGTGGGGAGCGTCGAGGAGGTGGCCCTGTGTTCCCAGCCCCTGTCGTTGGCAGTGGGGGGGCCACATCTGGAAAGCTGCTGCTGGAGGCAGATGAGCTGTGCGATGAtggtggggatgggaggggggCAGTGGTTCCTGGGACTGGGGTCCGGAGACCCACCTACACACCCCCTAGCATCGTGCCACAGAAACACTGGGTATACGTGAAGCGAGGTGGTAATTGCCCAGCACCAGCACCGCTGGTTCCCCAAGACCCAGatctggaggaggaagaggaagaggaagacctGGTGTTGACCTGTGAggatgatgaagatgaagagCTAGGGGGTAGCTCCAGGGTTCCAGTAGGGGGAGGGCCTGAGGCTACCCTCAGCATAAGTGATGTCCGTACCCTGAGTGAGCCCCCAGACAAGGGAGAGGAGCAGGTTAACTTCTGTGAGTCCTCCAATGACTTTGGCCCATACGAGGGTGGGGGTCCTGGGGCAGGTCTTGATGACTCAGGGGGGCCAACTCCCTCTTCCTATgcaccctcccaccctcctcgACCACTTCTTCCCTTGGACATGCAGGGCAACCAGATCTTGGTCTTCCCGTcgtcttcatcctcctcctcacAGGCTCCTGGCCAACCACCAGGGAACCAAGCAGAACACGGGGCAGTGACTGTGGGGGGCACGTCGGTGGGGAGCCTGGGTGTGCCGGGTAGCGTTGGGGGGGTCCCTGGAGGGACTGGCAGCGGGGACGGGAATAAGATCTTTCTGTGCCATTGTGGGAAGGCCTTCTCCCACAAGAGCATGCGGGACCGGCACGTGAACATGCATCTCAATCTGCGGCCGTTTGACTGCCCCGTGTGCAACAAAAAGTTCAAGATGAAGCACCATCTGACTGAGCACATGAAGACGCACACAGGTCTCAAGCCCTACGAGTGCGGAGTCTGCGCCAAGAAGTTCATGTGGCGAGACAGCTTCATGCGCCACCGAGGACACTGTGAGCGCCGGCACCGCCTGGGTGGGGGCGGAGCCGGACCTGGGCCTGGGACGCCCACGGGGCCTTCCTTGCCTTCTAAGAGAGAGTCTTCCGGAACGGGCGGGGGCAGCGGCGATGAAGCGAGTGCGGCCACGCCCCCGTCCAGTAGACGTGTCTGGTCCCCACCCAGCGTCCACAAGGTGGAGATGGGCTTCAGTGGAGGTGGAGGAGCAAACTGA
- the DAXX gene encoding death domain-associated protein 6 isoform X1, translated as MATANSIIVLDDDDEDEAAAQPGPSHPLPSTASPGAEAPSSSEPHGARGSSSSGGKKCYKLENEKLFQEFLELCKTQTADHPEVVPFLSNRQQRAHSLFLASAEFCNILSRVLSRAQSRPSKLYVYINELCTVLKAHSAKKKLNLAPAATTSNEPSGNNPPTHLSLDPTNAENTASQAPRTRGSRRQIQRLEQLLALYVAEIRRLQEKELDLSELDDPDSTYLQEARLKRKLIRLFGRLCELKDCSSLTGRVIEQRITYRGTRYPEVNRRIERLINKPGPDTFPDYGDVLRAVEKAAARHSLGLPRQQLQLMAQDAFRDVGIRLQERRHLDLIYNFGCHLTDDYRPGIDPALSDPVLARRLRENRSLAMSRLDEVISKYAMLQDKSEEGERKKRRARLQGTSSHSEDTPASLDSGEGPSGMASQGCPSASKAETDDEEDEESDEEEEEDEEEEEEEEEEEEATDSEEEEDLEQMQEGQEDDEEEEEEEEAAGKDGDGSPMSSPQISTEKNLEPGKQISRSSGEQQNKVSPLLLSEEPLAPSSIDAESNGEQPEELTLEEESPVSQLFELEIEALPLDTPSSVEMDISSSRKQSEEPFTTVLENGAGMVSSTSFNGGVSPHNWGDSGPPCKKSRKEKKQTGSGPLGNSYVERQRSVHEKNGKKICTLPSPPSPLASLAPVADSSTRVDSPSHGLVTSSLCIPSPAQLSQTPQSQPPRPSTYKTSVATQCDPEEIIVLSDSD; from the exons ATGGCCACCGCTAACAGCATCATTGTGCTGGATGATGATGACGAAGATGAAGCAGCTGCTCAGCCAGGGccctcccacccactccccaGTACAGCCTCACCAGGGGCAGAAGCCCCTAGCTCTTCTGAGCCTCATGGGGCCAGAGGAAGCAGTAGTTCGGGCGGCAAGAAGTGCTACAAGCTGGAGAATGAGAAGCTGTTCCAAGAG TTCCTTGAACTTTGTAAGACGCAGACAGCGGACCACCCTGAGGTGGTCCCATTCCTCTCTAACCGGCAGCAACGTGCCCACTCTCTGTTTTTGGCCTCGGCGGAGTTCTGCAACATCCTCTCTCGGGTCCTATCTCGGGCCCAGAGCCGGCCATCTAAGCTCTATGTCTACATCAATGAGCTCTGCACTGTTCTCAAGGCCCACTCAGCCAAAAAGAAGCTGAACTTGGCCCCTGCTGCCACCACGTCCAATGAGCCCTCTGGGAATAACCCTCCCACACACCTCTCCTTGGACCCCACAAACGCTGAAAACACTGCCTCTCAGGCCCCAAGGACCCGTGGTTCCCGGCGGCAGATCCAGCGCCTGGAGCAGCTGCTGGCGCTCTATGTGGCAGAGATCCGGCGGCTGCAGGAAAAGGAGTTGGATCTCTCAGAATTGGATGACCCAGACTCCACATACCTGCAGGAGGCACGGTTGAAGCGTAAGCTGATCCGCCTCTTTGGGCGACTATGTGAGCTGAAAGACTGCTCTTCACTGACCGGCCGTGTCATAGAGCAGCGCATCACCTACCGTGGCACCCGCTACCCAGAGGTTAACAGGCGCATTGAGCGGCTCATCAACAAGCCAGGGCCTGATACCTTCCCTGACTATGGGGATGTGCTTCGGGCAGTAGAGAAGGCAGCTGCCCGacacagccttggcctcccccGACAGCAGCTCCAGCTCATGGCTCAGGATGCCTTCCGAGATGTGGGCATCAGGTTACAGGAACGACGTCACCTCGATCTCATCTACAACTTTGGCTGCCACCTCACAGATGACTATAGGCCAG GCATTGACCCTGCACTATCAGATCCTGTGTTGGCCCGGCGCCTTCGGGAAAACCGGAGTTTGGCCATGAGTCGGCTGGATGAGGTCATCTCCAAATATGCAATGTTGCAAGACAAAAGTGAGGAGGgcgagagaaaaaagagaagagctcGGCTCCAAGGCACCTCTTCCCACTCTGAAGACACCCCCGCCTCCTTGGATTCTGGTGAG GGCCCTAGTGGAATGGCATCCCAGGGGTGCCCTTCTGCCTCCAAAGCTGAGACAGATGACGAAGAAGATGAAGAGagtgatgaggaagaggaggaggatgaggaggaggaggaggaagaagaagaagaggaggaggccacagattctgaagaggaggaggatctGGAACAGATGCAGGAGGGTCAGGAGgatgatgaagaggaggaggaagaggaagaagcagcAG gtAAAGATGGAGACGGGAGCCCCATGTCCTCACCACAGATCTCCACTGAAAAGAACCTGGAACCTGGCAAACAGATCAGCAGGTCTTCAGGGGAGCAGCAAAACAAAGTGTCACCCTTGTTACTGTCAGAAGAACCCCTGGCCCCCTCCAGCATAGATGCTGAAAGCAATGGAGAACAGCCTGAGGAGCTGACCCTGGAGGAAGAAAGCCCTGTGTCTCAGCTCTTTGAGCTAGAGATTGAAGCTTTGCCCCTGGATACCCCTTCCTCTGTGGAGATGGACATTTCCTCTTCCAGGAAGCAATCAGAGGAGCCCTTCACCACTGTCTTAGAGAATGGGGCAGGCATGGTCTCTTCTACTTCCTTCAATGGAGGCGTCTCTCCTCACAACTGGGGAGATTCTGGTCCCCCCTGCAAAAAATCTCGGAAGGAGAAGAAGCAAACAGGATCAGGGCCATTAGGAAACAG CTATGTGGAAAGGCAAAGGTCAGTGCATGAGAAGAATGGGAAAAAGATATGTACCCTGCCCAGCCCACCTTCCCCCTTGGCTTCCTTGGCCCCGGTTGCTGATTCCTCCACGAGGGTGGACTCTCCCAGCCATGGCCTGGTGACCAGCTCCCTCTGCATCCCTTCTCCAGCCCAGCTGTCCCAAACCCCCCAATCACAACCTCCTCGGCCCAGTACTTACAAG ACAAGTGTGGCCACACAATGCGATCCAGAAGAGATCATCGTGCTCTCAGACTCTGATTAG
- the DAXX gene encoding death domain-associated protein 6 isoform X2, which produces MRGSEICGEGRLERRFLSIIVLDDDDEDEAAAQPGPSHPLPSTASPGAEAPSSSEPHGARGSSSSGGKKCYKLENEKLFQEFLELCKTQTADHPEVVPFLSNRQQRAHSLFLASAEFCNILSRVLSRAQSRPSKLYVYINELCTVLKAHSAKKKLNLAPAATTSNEPSGNNPPTHLSLDPTNAENTASQAPRTRGSRRQIQRLEQLLALYVAEIRRLQEKELDLSELDDPDSTYLQEARLKRKLIRLFGRLCELKDCSSLTGRVIEQRITYRGTRYPEVNRRIERLINKPGPDTFPDYGDVLRAVEKAAARHSLGLPRQQLQLMAQDAFRDVGIRLQERRHLDLIYNFGCHLTDDYRPGIDPALSDPVLARRLRENRSLAMSRLDEVISKYAMLQDKSEEGERKKRRARLQGTSSHSEDTPASLDSGEGPSGMASQGCPSASKAETDDEEDEESDEEEEEDEEEEEEEEEEEEATDSEEEEDLEQMQEGQEDDEEEEEEEEAAGKDGDGSPMSSPQISTEKNLEPGKQISRSSGEQQNKVSPLLLSEEPLAPSSIDAESNGEQPEELTLEEESPVSQLFELEIEALPLDTPSSVEMDISSSRKQSEEPFTTVLENGAGMVSSTSFNGGVSPHNWGDSGPPCKKSRKEKKQTGSGPLGNSYVERQRSVHEKNGKKICTLPSPPSPLASLAPVADSSTRVDSPSHGLVTSSLCIPSPAQLSQTPQSQPPRPSTYKTSVATQCDPEEIIVLSDSD; this is translated from the exons ATGCGAGGTTCTGAGATCTGCGGCGAGGGTCGCCTCGAGAGACGGTTTCTGAG CATCATTGTGCTGGATGATGATGACGAAGATGAAGCAGCTGCTCAGCCAGGGccctcccacccactccccaGTACAGCCTCACCAGGGGCAGAAGCCCCTAGCTCTTCTGAGCCTCATGGGGCCAGAGGAAGCAGTAGTTCGGGCGGCAAGAAGTGCTACAAGCTGGAGAATGAGAAGCTGTTCCAAGAG TTCCTTGAACTTTGTAAGACGCAGACAGCGGACCACCCTGAGGTGGTCCCATTCCTCTCTAACCGGCAGCAACGTGCCCACTCTCTGTTTTTGGCCTCGGCGGAGTTCTGCAACATCCTCTCTCGGGTCCTATCTCGGGCCCAGAGCCGGCCATCTAAGCTCTATGTCTACATCAATGAGCTCTGCACTGTTCTCAAGGCCCACTCAGCCAAAAAGAAGCTGAACTTGGCCCCTGCTGCCACCACGTCCAATGAGCCCTCTGGGAATAACCCTCCCACACACCTCTCCTTGGACCCCACAAACGCTGAAAACACTGCCTCTCAGGCCCCAAGGACCCGTGGTTCCCGGCGGCAGATCCAGCGCCTGGAGCAGCTGCTGGCGCTCTATGTGGCAGAGATCCGGCGGCTGCAGGAAAAGGAGTTGGATCTCTCAGAATTGGATGACCCAGACTCCACATACCTGCAGGAGGCACGGTTGAAGCGTAAGCTGATCCGCCTCTTTGGGCGACTATGTGAGCTGAAAGACTGCTCTTCACTGACCGGCCGTGTCATAGAGCAGCGCATCACCTACCGTGGCACCCGCTACCCAGAGGTTAACAGGCGCATTGAGCGGCTCATCAACAAGCCAGGGCCTGATACCTTCCCTGACTATGGGGATGTGCTTCGGGCAGTAGAGAAGGCAGCTGCCCGacacagccttggcctcccccGACAGCAGCTCCAGCTCATGGCTCAGGATGCCTTCCGAGATGTGGGCATCAGGTTACAGGAACGACGTCACCTCGATCTCATCTACAACTTTGGCTGCCACCTCACAGATGACTATAGGCCAG GCATTGACCCTGCACTATCAGATCCTGTGTTGGCCCGGCGCCTTCGGGAAAACCGGAGTTTGGCCATGAGTCGGCTGGATGAGGTCATCTCCAAATATGCAATGTTGCAAGACAAAAGTGAGGAGGgcgagagaaaaaagagaagagctcGGCTCCAAGGCACCTCTTCCCACTCTGAAGACACCCCCGCCTCCTTGGATTCTGGTGAG GGCCCTAGTGGAATGGCATCCCAGGGGTGCCCTTCTGCCTCCAAAGCTGAGACAGATGACGAAGAAGATGAAGAGagtgatgaggaagaggaggaggatgaggaggaggaggaggaagaagaagaagaggaggaggccacagattctgaagaggaggaggatctGGAACAGATGCAGGAGGGTCAGGAGgatgatgaagaggaggaggaagaggaagaagcagcAG gtAAAGATGGAGACGGGAGCCCCATGTCCTCACCACAGATCTCCACTGAAAAGAACCTGGAACCTGGCAAACAGATCAGCAGGTCTTCAGGGGAGCAGCAAAACAAAGTGTCACCCTTGTTACTGTCAGAAGAACCCCTGGCCCCCTCCAGCATAGATGCTGAAAGCAATGGAGAACAGCCTGAGGAGCTGACCCTGGAGGAAGAAAGCCCTGTGTCTCAGCTCTTTGAGCTAGAGATTGAAGCTTTGCCCCTGGATACCCCTTCCTCTGTGGAGATGGACATTTCCTCTTCCAGGAAGCAATCAGAGGAGCCCTTCACCACTGTCTTAGAGAATGGGGCAGGCATGGTCTCTTCTACTTCCTTCAATGGAGGCGTCTCTCCTCACAACTGGGGAGATTCTGGTCCCCCCTGCAAAAAATCTCGGAAGGAGAAGAAGCAAACAGGATCAGGGCCATTAGGAAACAG CTATGTGGAAAGGCAAAGGTCAGTGCATGAGAAGAATGGGAAAAAGATATGTACCCTGCCCAGCCCACCTTCCCCCTTGGCTTCCTTGGCCCCGGTTGCTGATTCCTCCACGAGGGTGGACTCTCCCAGCCATGGCCTGGTGACCAGCTCCCTCTGCATCCCTTCTCCAGCCCAGCTGTCCCAAACCCCCCAATCACAACCTCCTCGGCCCAGTACTTACAAG ACAAGTGTGGCCACACAATGCGATCCAGAAGAGATCATCGTGCTCTCAGACTCTGATTAG
- the SMIM40 gene encoding small integral membrane protein 40 encodes MAEEGDVDEGDVFLAFAHGPSPPRGPMRRALDKAFFIFLALFLTLLMLEVAYKLLWSLPWAKLGDWLLGTPQKEEELEL; translated from the coding sequence ATGGCAGAGGAAGGTGATGTGGATGAGGGGGATGTGTTCCTGGCATTTGCCCATGGTCCCTCTCCTCCCAGGGGTCCCATGCGACGTGCCTTGGACAAGGCTTTCTTTATCTTCCTGGCCCTCTTCCTGACACTGCTGATGCTGGAGGTTGCTTATAAGCTGCTGTGGTCACTACCATGGGCAAAGTTAGGGGACTGGCTCCTGGGGACACctcagaaggaggaggagctggaaTTGTGA